The Candidatus Neomarinimicrobiota bacterium genome contains the following window.
ATTTATTGAAGATGACGTCAGGTTGTTGGAAGAATTCAGCGACGTGAAATGGATCTGTGCCCACGGTCTCTTCACCGCAGTACGCATTAAGTGGTCCATGCTGTTTAGCGATGTAGGAATTGCGTGGTTTGCATCTGTTTATAGCGCTATTCTGGTTTTCACAGCACGGTTCTTGCGTAAAACATCCATCATTATTGTGGGCGGTGCCGACCTCATTACAGATTCACATCTCGGATATGGTCTTCTTCTGTCACCCTGGAAGCGGCCTTTCATCCGGTATGCCTTGAGAAGGGCTACACATGTTCTTCCCACTTCGGAACATTTGAGACGGGCGGCTCTGGAGGTGGGAGAGTATGAGGGCGATAATCTGTCGACTGTACCGCCCGGTCTCGACAGCAACTTTTGGCAACCCGGGGACCAAAAAGAAAATATAATCTTAACTGTGGCCAGATGCACCACAAAGGACCGTATCCTTATCAAGGGCATCGATCTGCTCTTTCAGGTGGCAGAAGAGATGAGCGACATCTCTTTTCAGATCCTCGGTGTTGAGGAGAACCTTCTCTCTAGAAACGACTTCGTAGTTCCAAAGAATGTTATTGTCTCTCCTTCCATGTCGCAAGAAAAGCTACTCAATTATTATCAGCGGAGTGCTGTATACTGCCAGTTGAGCAGGGTAGAATCCTTTGGCATTGCTACGGCTGAAGCCATGCTGTGCGGATGCGTCCCCGTAGTCACCGATGTTGGTGGTTTGCCGGAAGTGATTGGTGACAGCGGTCTTCTTGTTTCACCAGACAAACCTGAGACCTTCGCTTCAACCCTGCGGGAGGCTCTTGCATCATCTGCAAGCATGGGTAAAAATGCGAGAGAAAGAATTGTATCCAACTTTCCGCTACAAAATAGACAAGCTGAACTGAAACGGCTTATCACAAAATGAAGCAGCTATCGAAGAACATCATTTCGCTCACGACAGCCGACGTTGCCTCCCGCCTGCTTGGATTTGTGTCAGTCGCTTACCTTGCGCGGACGCTTGGCCCATCGGATATGGGAGTATTGGCCGTCGGGATGGCAGTGCTGGCATACGGTGCTATATTCGCCGATGCTGGTCTGCCGATTCTCGGAACGCGAATTGTCGCCGCACAACAGATAGCCCACAGGACGGTCAGCAGAGAAATCCGCACCGCACGGCTGTTTCTTTCAATAATTTCGGTCTTCCTGGGCTGCGTAATTTTTTTCATCTTTGAAAAAAGATCCGATATCCAAACCGTTACCTGCCTCTATCTGATGGCTTTGCTCCCCTCTGCTCTCCTCCTAGACTGGTTCTTCCAAGGCATCAGCGATATGCTCACCCTCTCTAAGGCACGTGTTTTAGGTATGGCGGTCTATCTCGCTGCTGTCATCTCTTTTGTCAGAGAGGGAGCACATTTAATGTGGGTCCCAACAGCGTGGTTCACAGGTACAGCTGCTCAAGCTTGGTATCTCTGGTCCTCTTATAAAAAAATCAGTCCAGACGATGTAAAATCTTCTGAACCGTCAGGCATCTTTAAATTGATACGGCAAGGGATCCCATTGGGATTGGCAACACTCATTTCACAGGTCGTGATCCAGTTTCCTCTTATATACCTCGGCCTCTTCGACAAAACAGAAAATGCAGGATTTTATAACGTCGCCTTCCGTGTAATTGTCCTCTTACTGGTAGTGGACAGAGTTTTCTATACGATGTTCTTCCCCGCCATCAGTCGCAGCTTCAGAGAAGACAGGCAAAGGCTGCCACAGAAAGTGGAGCAAACAATAAAGCTGATCACAGCCGGAGTTCTCTATATTGCTATCCTCGCAATTCTCGCGGGAGACACACTCTTTCCTCTTTTGTTTGGACAGGCCTTTGAACAATCCAGCATGATTTTCCAAACCCTTATCGTCTATTTCATTCTGACTGTTTTGAACAGCATATTCTCGTTTACGCTTATCGGCATAGAGAGAGAAAAATCCTATACACGTTCACTTATGATCGGAGCTGTTGGATTTTTTGCTTTTATGTCTCTTCCGATTCCACTCCCATCAACCTTGCTGGCGCCGCTGGCTCTCGCCCTATTCCAGGCTCTCAGCATGATCGTGATGAGTAGGGAATTGCAAGATACTCTGGCAATTTCTTCGTTTGGTCGCATCTTATTGACGATCGTAATTACGGTAGCTCTCACTGCGGTCTTTTCCGCCTGGGCAAACAGCAGTCCCCTCATCGCCACAGTGGGAGCAGTGATTATTTCGCCCTTCATTCTGGCGTGGTCAGCCGGTGTTAATCAGGAAGATATCAAATTTCTCAGGAAGGTTATCATATGAAGCTCACACCTGGTATCACCAGCTGCACACCGGAATGGCAGCTCATTTTGACGCAGATCGGCGTACCATTTTCTACGATTGATCTCTCAGTAACTTCCGGGATTTCCGATTGTCCGGCCATCATTGTCTCTTCCAGTCTTACCAACTCTGAAATACTTAAGGTGCTTGAATACGTCTCAAACGGCGGCACCATACTGATAGAAGCTGATACCGGACATCTCCTTTTCAACATCAAGACACAATCTTTGCATATCAAATATTTTGAACCGCAGTATGACGACATTTTTGCGGCGGTGAACGGCGGTTATTTCGATGGTCAGCTCAGGCTGCCTAAACATGGAACTCACCTGATGTCAGATTCAGGAAAGAACCTTGTCCAGATATACCGCCACGGCGAAGGAGTGGCGCTGATCTTGCCGGGTGGATTTATCCGCGGTGTATTGGACACCTCCGTCCGGCGGCGAAACTTTCCGACTAACGGTCCCACCTTTCCATCGGAACGCGTTTCAAGGCGATCCAAAGGAGTGATACGAGCGGTGGTTGAAAAGTCACTGCAGTTCCTTTTTCAAAAGCGGCAACTGCCGCTTGTTACGCTGTACCCTTTCCCAGATGGAGTATCTACTATTTTCAACTTCCGTATCGACACCGATTTTTCATCCGAAGACGATGTTAAACGACTGTACGATTTGTGCCGGAAGCACAATATTGAGGCTACCTGGTTTGTGGAGACAGCCAGCGCCGCGAACTGGATCAACCGCTACGCTCAAATGGAAAACCAGGAGATCGGTCTTCACTGCTTCAAGCATCGTCTGTTCGCATCCTTCAGCAAAAATCAGAAAAATGTACGGCAGGGAGTTGATCTTCTTACCTGCGAAAAATTACATCCCGACGGTTTTGCCGCACCTTTTGGACTTTGGAACAGATCACTATCAAAAGCAGTAGAGCACCACGGGTTTATCTACTCGTCAGAATTTGCATTAGACTACGACAACCTGCCGTTTTACCCATTTCTCAGGGAGCGATTTTCCACAGTGCTCCAAGTCCCAGTACACCCTGTTTCCACCAGTTTGCTGAGGAACGCCCGTCATACTTTTGATGATATGACAACCTATCTTGATTACGTTATTGCGAAACACGTACAATACCGTCTGCCTCTCTTTTTCTATGATCACCCTTCCAATGCTAATCTTGACGCCTTAAATTGGCTATTTGAACGTATCAGCAATATTAGCATCCGACAGATGAAACTTGGTGATTATGCTCGATGGTGGATTGAACGCACCTCCACAAAATGGACGCCACTTCTGGAAGACGGGCGAATCCGGATAAAACAGATCAACTGCCCTGCGTCCTTACATGTGCAAATCCACCGGGGTGTTCAGGAATGGGCGATCACTGAAATGAAAGACGAAATAAACATAAGCGATCTCTACTTCCAGCCCGAGGTGATAGCAAAAACAGAATCTCCCATGAGTGCCCGCTCAGCTTACACATGGAAGATGATGGTCAACGATATTCTTCACTACTACTGGAAATTCCGACTGTGAAAGTAACTCTTGCCAGCTATCACACAGCTATCCTGCGTCACGGCGGACCACAGACCCAGATTCTGCAAACGAAACGCTATCTTGAAGAGAGGGGCGTCGATGTGGAACTGTTCAATCCGTGGGCGGAACGGGCGACAGCTTTAGATAGCGATCTTTTCCACCTGTACGCATCTAACTTCGGAACGTACGATCTCGCCCGGTATCTTAATGCACACCTAGTGAGGTTCGTATCCAGTCCTATTTTCTACACCAGGCGATCCCCGAGAACCATAAGGTTTGTCTCAGCGGTCGAGAAAGTGATCAGGAAAACGGGTGGTTTCTGGTCAGATTACGGTTTTTCACGCGATATTTGCCACTGGTCAAAAATGGTCTTGCCCAATACGGCTTCGGAGGCGTCTCTCATTACTCAAGGATTGGGAATCCCAGTTTCCAAAACCGAAGTTGTCCCTAACGGCGTGGAAGAAAGATTTGAGCACGGGGACCCCGATCTTTTTGTCAAGAAATACGGCATAAATGATTTCATCTTGAACGTAGGACATATAGGTGTCGAGCGAAAAAATACGCTTGCACTCATTCGGGCTCTCAGGAAGATTGATCATCCGGCTGTGATTATTGGCAGAGTGTACCCTTCAGAAGAAGGAAACCTATGCCTCATGGAAGCGGAAGCAGACAAGAATCTTACACTGATTCAAGGGATCGACCACGATTCAGAAATGCTCGCTTCTGCCTACGCAGCGTGTAGTGTCTTCGCCCTTCCCGCAAAATATGAAACGCCAGGAATCGCGGCCCTAGAGGCTGGACTGGCCGGGGCACAGGTAGTTATCACACCTCACGGCGGAACCAAGGACTACTTTGAAGATATGGCGACCTATGTGGATCCATATTCAATTCCATCCATCGAGAGAGGTATCAGGAGTGCCTTGGATACGGGCCGGGACAGTCGCCTGCAGGAACACGTCAGAAAAAATTTTCTCTGGCAGAACGTAGCCGAAAAGACAGCAAACATCTACCGTAGAATTCTCGATTCCACCCCGGCTCTCTGATACGCTGATTCTCCCTGTTCTGACAGATGACAAAAAGGGTAAAAACGACCGTATGAACGTATCCGTAATCGTCTCCGTCCATAACGCCGAAGACATCCTTCCTGTAACGTTGCCCGCTCTTCTCAACCAGGACTACTCCGAGGGTACAATTGAATTTATAGTCGTCGATGACAGCTCCTCTGACGCAACGCCCGCAGTGCTTGAAAACAGGGAATGGAATGACCGCTGCAAAATCATTCGCCATACGGAGAATCGAGGGCGGTGTGCAACAAGAAATTCTGGAATTAAAGCTGCAAATGGCGATCTGATAATTTTTATCGATTGCGACATTGAGGTGGAATCGACATTTGTCAGCAGGCATGTTGAGAAGCATAAGGATTTTAAAATTACCGGTGTCCTTTCCAACCTCAGACCCTACACGGACGAATTGAAGAACAAATATCACCGCTACCTTTTCCACGGCAATCGAGGGGCACAGCTGGTTGGCAGCCACAAGCCGTTACCGTTCAGATACTTCATCATGACATGTTCTTCAGTAAAAACTGAAGCCGTCAAGAGGACCGGCTTGTTCAACGAAAATCTTCCCGGTTACGGTATTGATCTTCATTATGCATACCGCCTCTGGAAAAATTTCTCCGATGGACTCTATTTCGACCCCGACATTACTGTCCGCATGCATAAACTCAAATCGATCAGCCGGGCTCTCGATGACTTCACCGATTATGGCCGCAGGAATGTCCCCATCATCTTGAAAGAATTTCCCGAACTGGCACCATACGTAGGAGCTGATTTCGTAAAAGCGCCGGGGCAGCATGTCTCCTTCAGAAATGTTATTGGCAGCATCTTTATCAACCAGGCAATGATGGCACTGGCAAGGGGGTTCTACCTGTTACTGCCTTTCCCCTTGAGTAATGCCTTTATCCGTTATCTAATGGCAGCATCCATTGTCACTGGTTACCGCGCCACGATTGATTAAGATGGCTGACGTCCACATCGGAACGAGTGGATACAGCTTTCAGGATTGGAAAGGACGGTTCTATCCTTCCAGTATAACGGACGGGGAAATGCTGCTCCACTATGCCAAGCATTTCTCATGCGCTGAAGTGAACTCAACCTACTACCGTATCCCCCATCCCAAGGTTTTCCATCATATGGTACAGAAGGTGCCCAAGGATTTCGAGTTCATTATTAAGGTGCACTCTGATGTAACACACAAGAGGGAAAAAACCGGAAGTTCACTTGCCAGTCTCGCCCTCTCCATCCAGCCAATTGTTGATGAAAATATGTTCTCTGGCTATCTGGCCCAATTCCCGTACTCATTCAAGAATAGACAGCCGAACAGGCAGTACCTGGCTCGCCTGTCGCAGCTGACCGATCCGCAGCCACTATTTGTAGAGTTCCGTCATGCCAGCTGGGCCACTCCGCCACTCTACGACTTTTTGAGCGAACACCGTTTGAACTACGTTAATGTGGACGAGCCGGCCCTGCCCAATCTTCTTCTTCCACAAGTGATCACTACATCGGACACTGGCTACGTCCGTTTTCACGGACGTAATGCCGACACATGGTGGGACAAAAACAAGGGTGATCGCTATGACTATTTTTATTCACAAGAAGAACTTGCAGGCTGGCAGGAAGATATACAAGGCGTACTCAACCGCGTAAAAAATATGTATCTTTTTTTCAACAACTGTCATCATGGACATGCGGCACAGAATGCTCTCGATATGAAGGCGCTATTCTACATTTGATGCGCGTCGCTTCCCTCGATCTCGGCACCAACACACTGCTCCTCACCATTGCCGATCTGGACCAATCATCACTCAAGCCGTTGTACGAAGATGCAGTCATAATCCGTCTGGGGCAGAACCTTAAAGACGGCGGGGCCCTGCATCCGGATGCCAAGAAGCGATGCCTGCAAGCTATCGAGAACTACCTTTCCATTATCAGCAGTTACGACGTGGGAGAGACTATTGCCGTAGGAACGGCCGCGCTCAGAAAAGCCAGCGATGGTGAGCAATTTGTTAAGGAAATCGCAGAACGATATAACATCAATTTTGAAATTATCTCCGGCAAAGAGGAAGCGAGATTGACCTTTAAGTCGACCCAGCACGAATTCCCAGTAGTTGAAAAGGAGCTTCTGATGTTTGACATTGGTGGTGGTTCTACGGAGATCGTCACGGGAGATCTGAACGACATCACCTCCATGACAAGCCTGCCCGTAGGGACAGTAAATTTGACGGAAGAGTTCATGTCACACGATCCCGCAACTCCCTCGGAGATGGCAACCACAGGTAATCGCATTACAGATGTTTTAAGTAGAATTACAGTAAATCAAACAGAGTTTAAAGGTGTCGGCGTGGCCGGGACAGTAACAACCCTGAAAGCAATCTCGTTAAAGATGAGCGACTCCAACCACGGCCTGATTCACAAATCTGTTCTCACTCGGGATGAAATTACCGAACTTGCACACAGACTAACCACCATGACCCTGAAAGAACGATTACGCCTGAAAGGATTGCCAGAGAAACGGGCAGATATAATTCATGTTGGAGCCGTTATAACGCAGGCCATTGTGCATCGATTCGGTCTGTCCGAGATACATGTGAGTGACCGCGGCCTTAGATGGGGTGTGCTGTACGACCGGATGGAAAAGCTCAGCTAAACTGGTATACTCCACTAATTCGAGTCTTCATCTTCGGAAAGTTTCTTGCTTGCTTCGTACAGAAAATCTTTCTGCTTCTTCGTCAGACTGTCGTATCCTGAAGCGTTAATCTTATCCAGGATCTGATCAACCTCCAGACGGAGTTTTTCTCTTTTATCGCGCTGTCTGTGCCGATAACGTCCTTTAATATCGCCTTTGGCATTATGAAGGAGCATAGTCACGGCGGTGAGCTGAATCGTTGATTTCAGGTAAAGAAAACCTATGACCATTCCGGAGAGATGGGTCAGATGGGCAACATTTGAATAGCCGGGATTAAGTGATGACAGGAAAGCCAAAGCGCCGATGAAGACGACGAAATACTTCACTTGCACAGGCAGGAAGAAATAGAGATAGATATAGCGATTGGGGAACATCAGTCCATAAGCCAAGAGAATACCGTACACTGCACCACTGGCTCCAACGACGGGAATGAGCGCATTGAGATTGAACAGGACAGTAATAATCCCGGATCCTACGCCTGTGAGAAAGTAATATCTGAAGAACTCTTTCTTGCCCCAGGTTGTCTCCAGCTCAGAGCCAAACATCCAGAGGACAAACATGTTGATCAGCACATGCCAGAATCCGCCGTGGAAGAAGAGGTAGGTAAACGGCTGCCAGATCATCAACTGCTTCCATGTAGCGCGCGGTACAATGCCAAAAAGCTGAAATAGGAGACGCTCCTGGCCTGACAGAGTCTGAAGCAGGAAAATGATCAGATTGATCGAGACGAGCAGTTTGATAGCGTCAGTAAACAGACGCGGCCTGTAGGAACTGCCCCTGAAGAAATTACTCTGGTATTGGTATCTCATCCTTCAACAATCTGGGGTGTTCTCTCATGAACTGAAGCGAGATGTCCCACACTTTTTCTCTTTCACAATCGTAGGTAAGCACATGGGACGATTCCTCAAAAGAAAAGAACTGTTTGTCCGCAGAACCGATAGCGTCATAGACCATGGGACCGTTAATATAAGGAGCTGTTGTATCAGATTTCGAGTGCATAATCACGGCGGGGCATGAGATCTCATTAAGAAGATGCCTGGCTCTTTTTGTCAGCTTCAGTACTTCTGACGCTGCGCGCAGCGGATAGACCTCATAGCCGAAGAATGGGCGCGGCATGTCTTTCTTATAAACTTTCGTTTTAGGTTCATAATCCTTAAACCATTTGGTTGCGTGCGATAGATAAGCAGTCCAACTCTTGAACTTGAAAATGGCTGGTGAATACAGAATCAAACCGGAGAGATCAAATCGGGAAGCCACATGTATTCCTAGAGACGTTCCCATGCTGAAGCCCGCCACAAAGACATCTTCGAACTCCTCCGCAAGAGCGGCAGAGCCCGACATCACTGTTTCTATCCAGTCTTCCTGTGTTTTTGTGTTGCAGTCGTGGGGAGAGGTTCCGTGGCCCGGCAGTATGTCAGCAACGGCTGTTATACCGTTAGCAGCAAGGAATCTGCCGAAGTCGTCAAGCTCAAATGTGCTGCCCGTGAAACCGTGGATCAAATAACAGGCAGTGCCACCACTCCCGTCATAGCGGAAACCTTCACTCTTAATTCTGGGGCTGAGGAATTCATTCATGAAAAAACTTTCTCCATCACTTTCAGAGATTTGACTTCTCTGAGTCCTTCAATATGGTACCTCATGTACTCGATTAGAAAATGCCCTATCTCCTGCCGATCTCCTTTACGCGGAACGATCGATATAACATCTTCAAGCGTGCCATGCTGAATATTACGGAGAATCCCTAATGCGCGCGCGGAAATAGGCGTACCCATATCGCCATTACATTTATCACAAACCAATTCGCCATATTCCAGCGAAAAACGGCCGTGATCAAATTTCACAGAACAGCGTGGACATTTGGATAGACTCGGATGAAATCCCATATGAGAAAGAAGATGAATCTCGAAATACCAGAATAGAAGATTCATATTACCGTCAACACTGTTGATACTTTTGAGAACATCTACAATCAGTTGAAACAGTTCTTCATGCGGTTCCACACCCGTCACCGCCTTATCAGTGAGCTCAGCTACGGCAAAACCATAAGACATCTTACGAAAGTCTTTTTTCAGAGATGACCATGTCTCAATATATTCCGCCTTTGAAAAAATCTGTAACTGTCTCTTGGTGTTATGATAGAATATAAGATTCAGGTAGTTCAGCGGCTCCAGATAGCCACTCTGTAGCACTTTGCTTTTGCGGATTCCTTTTCCAATAACTGATATTTTGCCGAATTCCCGGGTATAGATGCGGGCGATTTTGCTGGTATCACCGTAAGGAAAACTTTTAAGTACAACCGCTTTGGTCTTCTCCAGCGCCATTCTGACAGCAGCCTTATAATAGAGCCAACTTCCTTTTATCAGTAGGCTTTAGCAAAGATAACTTCATACTTGGCCGGTTTTGCACTGTATACACATTTGAGACCATCGGGATGCTCATCAAAAGGGATACATCTGATGGTAGCATTTGTTTCATCTTTGATGGCCTCCTCCGTTTCAGGATTACCATCCCAGCCGCACCGGATGAATCCACCGGTGGATGACATGATCTCTTTGAAATCGCTGTAATTCTTTACAGTATGCGTATTCGCCCGCTGGAAATCTTTGGATTGTTGATAGAGTAATAACTGAATTTCGTCCAGAAGCCGGTTCACTTCCGACACAATATTCTCTTTCGACACCTCCAATTTCTCGCCAGTATCCCGCCGCACAGCTACTGCCTGCCCTGCTTCTATGTCTCTCGCGCCCACCTCCAGGCGTACCGGTGCACCCTTCATTTCCCATTCATTGAACTTGAATCCGGGACTGACCTGCAACCGATCATCAACGTGGATTCTTCGATTCATTTTCTCCAGTGTCTTGATGTCAGACTTTAGATAATCTGCAGCCTGTGCTATTTCGTTTTCCGACTTACCGATCGGTACAACTACCACTTCGTAAGGCGCTACCGCTGGAGGAAGTCTCAAACCTTTATCATCTCCGTGTACCATAACGAGTGCACCGATCAGCCTGGTGCTGACGCCCCAACTCGTCGCGTAGACGTGCTCCAGACGGTTATCCTCAGTCTGAAAGGTCACGTCAAAAGCTTTGGCAAAATTCTGTCCTAAGTTATGAGAGGTACCGGCCTGCAGCGCCCGTCTGTCGCCCATCATTGCTTCGATACAATAGGTGTGATCAGCACCGGCAAATTTCTCAACCTCTGTCTTGCGCCCCACGATGACCGGCACCGCCAGCACATCTTCCACCACCTCACGATAGATTTCGAGAATTGTCCTCGTCTCCTCTTCCGCCTCCTCAAGGGTAGCGTGGGCTGTGTGCCCCTCCTGCCAAAGGAATTCCGTGGTACGCAAGAAAAGTCGCGTCCTCATCTCCCATCGCACAACATTCGCCCACTGATTGATGAGCAGTGGCAGATCGCGGTAGGACTGGATCCATTTCTTATACATGGCCCAGATAACCGTCTCCGATGTGGGGCGGACAATTACTTCTTCTTCCAACGCTGAATTTGGATCAACTGCAAGACCTCCGTCCGGATTGGCCATCAGCCGGTGGTGCGTCACAACAGCACATTCCTTGGCAAATCCCTCTACATGCTCGGCTTCCCTTGCCAGAAATGACTTGGGAATAAAGAGAGGAAAGTACGCGTTGACATGTCCCGTCTCTTTGAAGCGGCGGTCGAACGCCTCCTGCACACTGGTCCAGACAGAATAACCGTAGGGCCTTATCACCATTGTCCCTTTGACGGGACCGTAATCCGCCAACTCCGCTTTCGTCACCACATCGGTGTACCAGCGGGCATAGTCTTCACTCTTGGGTGTGACGCCTTTTGCCATGGGATTTAAACCGCTTCTTCGTCTCCGGCGAACACAAATTTACTTTTGTTCCACGAATTAAAATACTGTTGAGACTTACCGGCTGAAGAGTGGACGCTCTCGCTCGTTCAGGAGCTGAAGTAACCGTTCAGGACTGATAACACGCTATCAACATCCCCCGCATCAACGCCCCGATTCGTCACCATTCTGAACTTGCCGGGACCTATCGTCAGAAAACGAATACCTTCATCTTCCATGGCGCTTACTACCTCATCAGCTGTCCTGGAATTATCCACTAGATCGAAGTAAAGGATGTTGGTGTAGACCTTGCCAAGGTCGATCTCGAGGCCGGGGACGGCATCGATACCTTCGGCGAGGCGGCGAGCGTTGGCGTGATCCTCGGCCAGCCGCTCAACCGTTTCATCAAGCGCCACGAGCCCCGATGCAGCAACGATACCGGCCTGACGCATACCACCGCCCAGACCTTTTCGTACCCGCCGCGCCTTTCTGATGAACGCTTCCGTGCCGCAGACTAGAGAGCCCACCGGTGCGGATAATCCTTTCGACAAGCAGAAGGAGACGGATTCTGCATTTGCCACAAGAGTATCCGCATCCAAACCGAGTGTCACAGCAGCATTGAAAATCCTCGCACCATCAACATGTAAGGAGATCTCCCGCCTGTGAGCGAAGTCCGCCACATCGTCCATGTATTCTTTTGTCAGCGGAACTCCATGGCAGACGTTATGGGTGTTTTCCAGACAGATGAGTCTCGTGCGGGGAAAATGGACATTGTCCGCTCTGATAGCAGCTTCCATTTCGTTCAAGTCGATAGTGCCGTCGGGCTGGTTCTTCAGTGTACGAGGATGAATGCCGCCGTATGCCGAAATACCTCCCGCCTCGTAGAGGAAGGTGTGAGCTTTGTCTCCCAGTATAACTTCATCTCCCCGCTCACAATGGGTCAGAACAGAGACAAGGTTAGCCATGGTACCGCTGGGGACAAGGAGGGCCGCCTCCTTGCCTATTATATCAGCTGTCCTGCGTTCGAGCCTATTGACGGTAGGATCGTCTTCAAATACGTCATCACCGAGTTCGGCATCGAAAATAGCCTGACGCATGGCGTCGGTGGGGAGTGTGACAGTGTCGCTGCGTAGATCAATGACCTTCATTTCTTCCTCCGGCAAACAATCGGTGGAGAACCCATAAGGAATTTAGCGGGGGTGGCGTCCCGTTTCAATGGATTTGTTCTACTCTGCAGTTTACGTAGATTCGAGCCGTGATCTCAAAGACAGAACTCAAGCGCATTAGAAGCCTGCGCCAGAAGAAGTACAGACGGCAATACCGCCGGTTTCTCGTGGAAGGGGTACGTCTGGTGGAGGAGGCCCTATCCGCTGATGCCGATGTGGTGGCAGTGGCCCACACGAACGAATTGCTCCAGAGCGAACGCGGCGCGAAGCTGATCCACGGTATTGACAAACACGGCATCCCGCGACATGAGGTCACGGAGCACGACCTGAAATCAATATCGGATACAGTTCACAGTCAGGGGATCATTGCTGTAGCTAGCATTTCCGAACCATCTCCTATAGAAGAAGCT
Protein-coding sequences here:
- a CDS encoding alpha/beta fold hydrolase, giving the protein MNEFLSPRIKSEGFRYDGSGGTACYLIHGFTGSTFELDDFGRFLAANGITAVADILPGHGTSPHDCNTKTQEDWIETVMSGSAALAEEFEDVFVAGFSMGTSLGIHVASRFDLSGLILYSPAIFKFKSWTAYLSHATKWFKDYEPKTKVYKKDMPRPFFGYEVYPLRAASEVLKLTKRARHLLNEISCPAVIMHSKSDTTAPYINGPMVYDAIGSADKQFFSFEESSHVLTYDCEREKVWDISLQFMREHPRLLKDEIPIPE
- the proS gene encoding proline--tRNA ligase, with the protein product MAKGVTPKSEDYARWYTDVVTKAELADYGPVKGTMVIRPYGYSVWTSVQEAFDRRFKETGHVNAYFPLFIPKSFLAREAEHVEGFAKECAVVTHHRLMANPDGGLAVDPNSALEEEVIVRPTSETVIWAMYKKWIQSYRDLPLLINQWANVVRWEMRTRLFLRTTEFLWQEGHTAHATLEEAEEETRTILEIYREVVEDVLAVPVIVGRKTEVEKFAGADHTYCIEAMMGDRRALQAGTSHNLGQNFAKAFDVTFQTEDNRLEHVYATSWGVSTRLIGALVMVHGDDKGLRLPPAVAPYEVVVVPIGKSENEIAQAADYLKSDIKTLEKMNRRIHVDDRLQVSPGFKFNEWEMKGAPVRLEVGARDIEAGQAVAVRRDTGEKLEVSKENIVSEVNRLLDEIQLLLYQQSKDFQRANTHTVKNYSDFKEIMSSTGGFIRCGWDGNPETEEAIKDETNATIRCIPFDEHPDGLKCVYSAKPAKYEVIFAKAY
- a CDS encoding rhomboid family intramembrane serine protease — encoded protein: MRYQYQSNFFRGSSYRPRLFTDAIKLLVSINLIIFLLQTLSGQERLLFQLFGIVPRATWKQLMIWQPFTYLFFHGGFWHVLINMFVLWMFGSELETTWGKKEFFRYYFLTGVGSGIITVLFNLNALIPVVGASGAVYGILLAYGLMFPNRYIYLYFFLPVQVKYFVVFIGALAFLSSLNPGYSNVAHLTHLSGMVIGFLYLKSTIQLTAVTMLLHNAKGDIKGRYRHRQRDKREKLRLEVDQILDKINASGYDSLTKKQKDFLYEASKKLSEDEDSN
- the recO gene encoding DNA repair protein RecO, giving the protein MALEKTKAVVLKSFPYGDTSKIARIYTREFGKISVIGKGIRKSKVLQSGYLEPLNYLNLIFYHNTKRQLQIFSKAEYIETWSSLKKDFRKMSYGFAVAELTDKAVTGVEPHEELFQLIVDVLKSINSVDGNMNLLFWYFEIHLLSHMGFHPSLSKCPRCSVKFDHGRFSLEYGELVCDKCNGDMGTPISARALGILRNIQHGTLEDVISIVPRKGDRQEIGHFLIEYMRYHIEGLREVKSLKVMEKVFS
- the ltaE gene encoding low-specificity L-threonine aldolase; the protein is MKVIDLRSDTVTLPTDAMRQAIFDAELGDDVFEDDPTVNRLERRTADIIGKEAALLVPSGTMANLVSVLTHCERGDEVILGDKAHTFLYEAGGISAYGGIHPRTLKNQPDGTIDLNEMEAAIRADNVHFPRTRLICLENTHNVCHGVPLTKEYMDDVADFAHRREISLHVDGARIFNAAVTLGLDADTLVANAESVSFCLSKGLSAPVGSLVCGTEAFIRKARRVRKGLGGGMRQAGIVAASGLVALDETVERLAEDHANARRLAEGIDAVPGLEIDLGKVYTNILYFDLVDNSRTADEVVSAMEDEGIRFLTIGPGKFRMVTNRGVDAGDVDSVLSVLNGYFSS